A single window of Nicotiana sylvestris chromosome 5, ASM39365v2, whole genome shotgun sequence DNA harbors:
- the LOC138869495 gene encoding uncharacterized protein: MELQAQTFDEDRDLVLRNGPYTFNNGPMILKQWEPDFQMSKEATNNIPVWVNFPGLPIQYWMGENLGRIASSIGKPICTDKLIAQEAIISYARMLIEMDVSQPFPETMLIKNVDGKHKEKILSYDWQPSFCQECL, translated from the exons ATGGAATTACAAGCTCAGACG TTTGATGAAGATAGAGATCTAGTGCTTCGAAATGGACCATACACATTCAACAATGGGCCAATGATATTGAAGCAATGGGAGCCAGATTTCCAAATGAGCAAGGAAGCTACGAACAATATCCCAGTTTGGGTGAATTTCCCTGGATTGCCTATACAATACTGGATGGGGGAAAATCTGGGAAGGATAGCAAGCTCTATAGGGAAACCGATTTGCACAGATAAACTAATAGCCCAAGAAGCAATTATATCTTATGCACGCATGTTGATCGAAATGGATGTGTCTCAACCATTTCCTGAGACAATGCTAATTAAAAATGTTGATGGCAAACACAAAGAGAAGATATTGAGCTATGATTGGCAACCATCTTTTTGTCAAGAATGCCTTTAA